TCCTCCCATATCATATGTTCTTATTTTACCTTCCTCAACAGTTCTTGCAATTCCTTGTTCAATCTTATCCGCAAGCTTTCTTTCCCCGAGCCATTCAAACATCATCTTTACCGCTATAATCATTCCAATCGGATTCACAACATACTTGCCCGCATACTTTGGTGCGGAGCCATGCGTTGGTTCAAAAATTGCATATTTTTCTCCAATGTTTCCGCTTCCCGCAAAGCCGAGCCCGCCCACAAGCTGGGCTGCCTCATCTGAGATAATGTCGCCGAACATGTTTGATGTGACTATTACATCATAATCTGATGGATTTTTCAGCAGCCACATGGTGAGTGCATCTATATTCACTTCTTTATATTCTATGTCAGGATATTGCTGTGCAATTTTTCTCGCTTCTTCTATCATCATTCCTGATGTCTCTCTTAGAACATTTGGCTTTTCTGCAACAGTTACACTTTTTCTACCATATTCTTTTGCATATTCAAAAGCCTTCTTGACAATTCTTCTGCATCCCTCCCTTGTAAATATTCTAACGGATATTGCAATATCTTCAGCGGGCACATCATGGAATTTAAGCATGTTTTTATTCAACTCTAAAGCTTTTCTTACTTCATCTGGCAATGGATAAAATTCAACTCCCACATAGAGGCATTGAGTATTTTCCCTGAATATAACAATATCTATATCATCTCTATAATTCAGTGGATTTCCTTTATATGCCCTACATGGTCTTATATTTGCATATAAATCAAACATCTGGCGGAGCTTTACTATAGGGCTAGAATATTCAACCTTACCCTTCAAATGCTCTGCAACCTCTTCCTGAGCTTCTTTTTTTGATTTTGAAGTTATTGCTCCAAAAAGGGCACAATCTGTTTCTTTTAGTATTTCAACTGTTCTA
This window of the Thermoplasmatales archaeon genome carries:
- a CDS encoding isocitrate/isopropylmalate dehydrogenase family protein, which gives rise to MKYKIAMLPGDGVGKDVMDAAQIVLNASGLDAEYIYGDIGWEFWKKEGNALPDRTVEILKETDCALFGAITSKSKKEAQEEVAEHLKGKVEYSSPIVKLRQMFDLYANIRPCRAYKGNPLNYRDDIDIVIFRENTQCLYVGVEFYPLPDEVRKALELNKNMLKFHDVPAEDIAISVRIFTREGCRRIVKKAFEYAKEYGRKSVTVAEKPNVLRETSGMMIEEARKIAQQYPDIEYKEVNIDALTMWLLKNPSDYDVIVTSNMFGDIISDEAAQLVGGLGFAGSGNIGEKYAIFEPTHGSAPKYAGKYVVNPIGMIIAVKMMFEWLGERKLADKIEQGIARTVEEGKIRTYDMGGNSSTLEIAEEIVRNMD